In Deltaproteobacteria bacterium, the following are encoded in one genomic region:
- a CDS encoding TldD/PmbA family protein, with amino-acid sequence MDFTTLTSLLSKVRAEYADLRYEVKKEVQIVFSGRDLTQISATTTDGYVLRVLKEGGFSTVVFTQEKDGEKASRKAEENALLIGRNISEPVRLAPAEIIQDHFFPQLDEDPRAVDMEEKLAITRGYNQLPLKKEKIVTTQIQYLELVREKYFVSTEGSRIREDLVTTRLGGTITSQEGTLTQTVRVGMGGSSGFARLRNQEALFEEKTAIALDLLKAEPVAGGTYPVILNPDLAGVFTHEAFGHYSEADLIEDSPSMQEKLQLGSLIGHPALSITDDPTFPRQLGFYKYDDEGVACRPVPLITKGVLTGRLHSRRTAARFGEPLTGHSVAEDYRYAPIIRMGTIFIKPGTATFDELLGRLDNGLYLVNALGGQTSGENFTFGAEYGYAVNKGKRQGMIRDINISGNLYHTLKNIEGIGNDLELSQLGGCGKGQTNIRSCHGGPHCLVRDVVVGGR; translated from the coding sequence ATGGATTTTACAACCCTTACATCCCTATTATCCAAAGTCCGGGCCGAGTATGCCGATCTGCGTTACGAGGTCAAAAAAGAAGTACAAATCGTTTTCAGCGGCCGGGATCTTACCCAGATCAGCGCCACCACCACCGACGGCTACGTGCTGCGGGTCCTGAAAGAAGGGGGGTTCTCCACCGTGGTCTTCACCCAGGAAAAAGACGGCGAAAAGGCCAGCCGCAAGGCCGAAGAAAATGCCCTGCTCATCGGCCGGAACATCAGCGAACCGGTTCGTCTGGCCCCGGCGGAAATAATCCAGGATCATTTTTTTCCGCAACTCGATGAAGATCCGCGGGCCGTTGATATGGAAGAAAAACTGGCCATCACCCGGGGTTATAATCAACTGCCGTTGAAAAAGGAAAAGATCGTCACCACCCAGATCCAGTATTTGGAGTTGGTACGGGAAAAATATTTTGTCAGCACCGAGGGCAGCCGGATCCGGGAAGACCTGGTGACCACCCGATTGGGAGGCACCATCACCAGCCAGGAAGGCACCCTGACCCAGACGGTTCGGGTCGGTATGGGCGGCAGCTCCGGCTTTGCCCGGCTCCGAAACCAGGAGGCCCTGTTTGAGGAAAAAACCGCCATTGCCCTGGACCTGCTGAAGGCCGAACCGGTGGCCGGCGGAACCTATCCGGTCATCCTCAACCCCGATCTGGCCGGGGTCTTTACCCATGAAGCCTTCGGTCATTATTCCGAGGCCGACCTGATCGAAGACTCCCCTTCCATGCAGGAGAAGTTGCAGCTTGGCAGCCTGATCGGCCATCCGGCATTGTCGATAACTGATGACCCCACCTTTCCCCGCCAATTAGGTTTTTACAAATACGACGACGAAGGCGTAGCCTGCCGGCCTGTCCCTCTGATCACCAAAGGAGTACTCACCGGCCGGCTCCATTCCCGCCGCACCGCCGCCCGTTTCGGAGAGCCTTTGACCGGCCACTCCGTAGCCGAAGATTACCGCTATGCCCCGATCATCCGTATGGGAACCATTTTTATCAAACCGGGGACCGCAACCTTCGATGAACTTCTTGGCCGTTTGGATAACGGGCTCTATCTGGTCAATGCCCTGGGCGGACAGACCAGCGGGGAAAACTTCACCTTCGGGGCCGAATACGGCTATGCGGTTAACAAAGGCAAACGGCAGGGAATGATACGGGACATCAATATATCGGGCAATCTTTACCATACCCTGAAAAATATTGAAGGGATCGGTAATGACCTGGAATTAAGCCAGCTCGGGGGCTGCGGGAAAGGGCAGACCAATATCCGATCCTGCCACGGCGGTCCCCATTGCCTGGTCCGGGATGTCGTCGTGGGGGGACGCTGA